Part of the Mauremys mutica isolate MM-2020 ecotype Southern chromosome 1, ASM2049712v1, whole genome shotgun sequence genome is shown below.
gacttcaaactggaacaggtttagagaagggctactaggatgatcagaagaGTAACCTGCCTTAtgggagcttggcttgtttagcctaaccaaacgaaggctgaggggagagatgattgctgtgtataaatacatcagagggataaatatcacaGAGAGAgttgttatttaagttaagcaccaatgttgatacaagaacaaatggatatgaaCTTGACATCAAtaagtttaggtttgaaattagacagatttctaaccatcagaggagtgaagttctggaacagccttccaagggaagtagtgAGGGCAACAAACCTAACTTTTATCTAGActgaacttgataagtttatggaggggatggtatgacgaGACTGCCTACAATGCCATGGAactgatctgtgactgctagcaacAAATATCTCCAACGGCCGGTGATCGGAAACtactgggggaggggtctgagttactacagagaattatttcccaggtatctcgctgttgggtcttgcccacatgctcggggtctaattgattgccatatttggggtcaggaaaatgttttcctctgggtcaggttggcagagactctggggtttttcacctttctctgcaggaTAGGGCATTGGTGACTTGCAGGCTTCAACtactgtaaatggtggattctttgtaacttAAAGCCTTTATCATgatgtgaggacttcagtaactcagccagggtCTTTTACAGGACTTGGTGTAGTCTGCAATGCtcaggcggtcagactagatgatcatgatggtcccttctggcttctgcagctgggagccccctgggtgatttaaaggccctgggactcctagccacagctggtgccccagggcctttaaatcttgaggcccggcctcttccggttgaggccacgcctcttccagattaacccccttcccccaccggaCTCCGGCCATACTGGTAAGTCCTgagagttactttcacccctgaaagGGGCATATTCAGTAGTTTGCCATGGGAGCCTAAACTGTAAATTTCTTGATTTCTGTGGTTTTAAAGTCTCAACCTCAATTATATATTATGTATGTATAAACTACATTGTGTGTTAACCTCTCTaataagttaaaaattatttcttATACAATTTTAAAAGGGGGACtgatgttctttttaaaatcctgattAGAATGAAGAGGATGTTGAAGCAAATACTGACGAAGACAATGAGGAAACAAAAGAATGTGTAGATCAGCTTCCTCAGCCTGATGCAGATCTGAAGGAGAGTCCACCAAATGAAGAAAAATCTGTATCCATACCCAAAGTTAAACCATTGGATCATACATCTGATACTGACAGTGAAAGCTCCATCCAGGAGTCCAAGCTGGAAAACCATCAGGAActggatgaggaagatgatgaagaAATAAAACGTTATATTTTGGAAAAGATCGAAGAAGCCAACAAGCTGCTGGAGAACCAAGAACCTCTGGATGAGAATAGAGAAAGGAAACTAAAATTCAAAGATAAATTGGTAGATTTGGAAGTCCCTCCTCTAGAAGATACGGAAGCTTATAAAAATGATCCTGAAAGTGAAGAGGATGTTTCAAGTAGGCTGTCTCAACTGCATATTTCTAATGAGGCAGGACTTCAAAGCATGTCTTTTTCACTTAATGGTGGGAAGGATGAGGAACACAAGGATGGCAAGATCCTAGTAGAGAGAGATGGGAAATTTGAACTCTTGAGTTTACGTGATATTGAAAGCCATGGCTTTTTGCCCCCGATAAGTGTTTCTTTCACTGACATTGAAGCTCAGCCTATTTCTCCTAAGTTTTCCCATTCCGTTATTTTTGGCACTCCCAGTCTAACAAAGGAAGAGCCTCTAGTGCAGCCAGGGGTAAATGCTTTCTTTCCCATTGGAGAAGAGTTTGTCTGTTTCCCTAAGCCTCCACCTAACCCTAAGTATCGCCCAAACTCAGCCATCAACCTTGCAAGAAGTGTGGGAATGGGAAGAACTCCCCGCAGGGTGCAGTCTGCAAATGTTCCTTTGAGAAGCTCCACCTACGGTCTTTCACCCAAACaaaaagaaatgcaaaaacaGATGCAACAAAGGAAAGAGAAACTAAGGAAAGAGGTGAGAATACAAAGGGAATAACCTGAACATAGTGACCACCAGACCTTCTGTGTTTCTCAAACTTACTGGGAAATATTGCTTCTCAAAAGCCATTCAGTCGATCATTTCTTTCATTGCCCCAATggtataataatactttgcacttataaaccaaatccacaaaaaaaaccctcttttatttaaaaactagtTAAGGCAACACTCATGCATGGAAAGCAAGGAAACCTACATTTTAATATATCCATAAACGTGCTTACCCCCATCACATTCACCATTTTCACTGACACTCTTCCTTTCTGCTCATAAGTCCCATACACTTCCAACATGTACAATAACAGAGTACACACACGTGCCCCACACACCATCACATTACAATccaaaaccttaactctgacctctGTGGTGATGTTGGAATCTGTATGCCGAATAAGTATGTGCTATATGGTTTTCCCATGGGGAAGTGTTTGGGAGTTAAAGGTTTGCATTGAAGTGTGATTGTAAGGAATGTGTGTGTAGTGGTTGATGTATATGTTGGCAGTATATGGAACTTATTTAAAGAGCGGCAGAGTATTTTGGTGAATGTGGTGTGTGGAGATGAAAGTATGTTAAAGAAGGCTACTGTAACTGGACATTTCCTTGTTTTAAAGGTTTGTGTGGGTGAGTGTTACCCTCAAGCAACCTCAAAGGTTTCCTTTGAGGGCATTACCTGGGTTTTTATGTAAGGGTTAAATGGAAAACAACTCAGGTACTCAACTCTCAACACCATTATGTAGGACAGCAATTTCAAACAAGACatagggcttttctacacttgaAATGTTTCAGTGATACCGCCTACcctgacaggagggcttctcctattgtcataattaatccacctccccgagaagcgGGAGCTAATTCTCCCGTCGACCTAGTGTTGTCTAcgctgggggttaggtcggtttAACTGCATCTtttg
Proteins encoded:
- the CCDC181 gene encoding coiled-coil domain-containing protein 181, yielding MSDKKYTNDLREAGDSTESAEYEDDFEKDLEWFINEEKEDDDDDPGETENEEDVEANTDEDNEETKECVDQLPQPDADLKESPPNEEKSVSIPKVKPLDHTSDTDSESSIQESKLENHQELDEEDDEEIKRYILEKIEEANKLLENQEPLDENRERKLKFKDKLVDLEVPPLEDTEAYKNDPESEEDVSSRLSQLHISNEAGLQSMSFSLNGGKDEEHKDGKILVERDGKFELLSLRDIESHGFLPPISVSFTDIEAQPISPKFSHSVIFGTPSLTKEEPLVQPGVNAFFPIGEEFVCFPKPPPNPKYRPNSAINLARSVGMGRTPRRVQSANVPLRSSTYGLSPKQKEMQKQMQQRKEKLRKEEAAQKKHQEEEKKRENDMVFRAWLQKKKEQVQEEKRIQRAKELEGSHSRQENRDPEEAFRLWLKKKHQDQMKEKQMEILRRQEECLYFLPRTEERDRAFKQWLKRKREEKRAEELAAKERSRQLRLEARRAKQIQNILCTISEPKSFRFTDHYS